A genomic region of Limnohabitans curvus contains the following coding sequences:
- a CDS encoding DUF3717 domain-containing protein, translating to MAGIHITDIEAAINYWREQKPSPDGVTLAPEIRALAEVYALMIYYHHEEAAEQGFPKKAYEAWLGWYRTTPDAPCIAICSTSQGDEECKGCGRTFEEVQYWPEMSPGEKRSTWRRITMIGTSWRFNKYAERALACASVDVGDTQKDGEAKSDAQEKSAP from the coding sequence ATGGCTGGCATTCACATCACCGACATTGAAGCGGCCATCAACTATTGGCGCGAACAAAAACCCTCGCCCGATGGCGTCACGCTGGCGCCTGAAATCCGCGCGCTGGCTGAGGTCTATGCGTTGATGATTTATTACCACCACGAAGAGGCGGCGGAACAAGGCTTTCCCAAAAAGGCCTACGAGGCATGGTTGGGTTGGTATCGCACCACGCCCGACGCGCCGTGTATCGCCATTTGTTCGACCAGCCAAGGCGATGAAGAGTGCAAAGGCTGTGGCCGCACCTTTGAAGAAGTGCAGTACTGGCCAGAAATGTCACCAGGCGAGAAGCGCAGCACATGGCGACGCATCACCATGATTGGCACCTCTTGGCGCTTCAACAAGTACGCAGAGCGTGCGTTGGCGTGTGCCTCTGTGGATGTGGGCGATACGCAAAAAGACGGCGAAGCTAAATCAGACGCGCAAGAAAAAAGCGCACCTTAA
- the purB gene encoding adenylosuccinate lyase — MSNTTRTPQAISQVTALSPLDGRYAGKVAALRPLMSEQGYMHRRVQVEIAWFIALSDAGFAEFKPLSATSRDYLISLVTNFSTEDALAIKDEEKVTNHDVKAVEYWIKKKFKGHAELEAASEFVHFACTSEDINNTSHALQLQAGRDEVILPGLDGLIAKLREMAHAFADVPMLSRTHGQTASPTTVGKEVANVVMRLRQVRERIAGVHIMAKMNGAVGNYNAHMSAWPDFDWEAFSRNVVETPAPLGLGLTFQPYSIQIEHHDYMAELFDAVARANTILIDWSRDVWGYVSLGYFKQRLKAGEIGSSTMPHKVNPIDFENAEGNLGLANAVLKHLSEKLPISRWQRDLTDSTVLRNMGVALGYTALAYQSMMVGLNKLELNEEALAADLDAAWEVLAEPIQTVMRRYGVQGAYEQLKEVTRGKTVTAEALHGLIASLQIPQADKDRLLAMTPGSYVGKAAELARRV; from the coding sequence ATGAGCAATACAACCCGCACCCCCCAAGCTATTTCCCAAGTCACCGCCCTGTCGCCCCTGGATGGCCGCTACGCCGGCAAAGTTGCCGCCCTGCGTCCCCTGATGAGCGAGCAAGGCTATATGCACCGCCGCGTGCAAGTGGAAATTGCGTGGTTCATCGCACTGAGCGATGCAGGTTTTGCTGAATTCAAACCCTTGAGCGCGACTTCTCGCGACTATCTCATCAGTTTGGTGACCAACTTCAGCACCGAAGATGCGCTGGCGATCAAAGACGAAGAGAAGGTCACCAACCACGACGTGAAGGCCGTGGAATATTGGATCAAAAAGAAATTCAAAGGTCACGCCGAACTCGAAGCGGCTTCTGAGTTTGTGCACTTTGCCTGCACCAGCGAAGACATCAACAACACCAGCCATGCGCTGCAATTGCAAGCGGGACGTGACGAAGTCATCTTGCCCGGCCTCGACGGCCTGATTGCCAAGCTGCGCGAGATGGCGCACGCGTTTGCCGATGTGCCCATGCTCAGCCGCACGCACGGCCAAACCGCCAGCCCCACCACCGTGGGCAAAGAAGTGGCCAACGTGGTGATGCGCCTGCGCCAAGTGCGCGAGCGCATTGCAGGCGTGCACATCATGGCCAAGATGAACGGCGCCGTAGGCAACTACAACGCGCACATGAGCGCTTGGCCTGACTTTGACTGGGAAGCCTTCAGCCGCAACGTGGTGGAAACACCTGCGCCTTTGGGCCTCGGTCTGACCTTCCAGCCTTACAGCATTCAAATCGAACACCACGACTACATGGCCGAGTTGTTTGATGCGGTGGCGCGTGCCAACACCATCCTGATTGACTGGTCACGCGACGTGTGGGGCTATGTGTCGTTGGGCTACTTCAAGCAACGCTTGAAAGCTGGCGAAATTGGCTCGTCCACCATGCCGCACAAAGTCAACCCCATTGACTTTGAAAACGCCGAAGGCAATTTAGGGCTGGCCAATGCCGTGCTCAAACACCTCAGCGAAAAGCTGCCCATCAGCCGTTGGCAGCGTGACCTGACCGACTCCACCGTGCTGCGCAACATGGGCGTGGCTTTGGGCTACACCGCGTTGGCGTATCAGTCGATGATGGTGGGCTTGAACAAACTCGAACTCAACGAAGAAGCTTTGGCGGCCGACCTCGATGCCGCTTGGGAAGTGTTGGCCGAACCCATCCAAACCGTCATGCGTCGCTACGGTGTGCAAGGCGCTTACGAGCAGCTCAAAGAAGTCACGCGTGGCAAAACCGTCACAGCAGAAGCGTTGCATGGTTTGATTGCCTCGTTGCAAATTCCTCAGGCCGATAAGGACCGTTTGTTGGCCATGACGCCCGGCAGCTACGTGGGCAAAGCCGCCGAACTGGCGCGTCGCGTTTAA
- the moaC gene encoding cyclic pyranopterin monophosphate synthase MoaC has product MSTLTHFDAQGQAHMVDVADKAHTKRVGVATGRIVMLPATLTLIQSGTAKKGDVLGIARIAGIQAAKKTSDLIPLCHPLALTRVAVVFAMDETTHSVQCTATVETVGQTGVEMEALTAVQVALLTIYDMCKAVDRGMTMTDVHLLEKHGGKSGSYVAG; this is encoded by the coding sequence ATGTCCACACTCACACACTTTGACGCACAAGGCCAAGCCCACATGGTGGACGTGGCCGACAAAGCCCACACCAAGCGCGTGGGCGTGGCCACAGGCCGCATCGTCATGTTGCCCGCCACCTTGACCTTGATTCAAAGCGGCACCGCCAAGAAGGGCGATGTGTTGGGCATCGCACGCATTGCAGGCATTCAAGCCGCCAAGAAAACCAGCGACTTGATCCCCCTGTGTCACCCACTCGCACTCACCCGCGTAGCCGTGGTGTTTGCGATGGACGAAACCACACACAGCGTGCAATGCACAGCCACTGTAGAAACCGTCGGTCAAACTGGCGTGGAGATGGAAGCTCTCACCGCCGTGCAAGTGGCGTTGCTCACCATCTACGACATGTGCAAGGCAGTCGATCGAGGCATGACGATGACCGATGTGCATTTGCTGGAGAAGCACGGCGGTAAATCGGGCAGCTACGTAGCGGGTTAA
- a CDS encoding YaeQ family protein yields MAIKSTIFKANVQIADIDHGYYADHALTLARHPSETDERMMVRLVALSLQAHLLQDVCNGDGVLAFGAGLSDPDEPDVMLTDFTGRKRLWIEVGQPEEKPLLKACSKADQVMLYVFSSSGDVWWKNMQNKLIKPTSLQVWRIPSSASQDLAKLAERSMQLQATVQEGVVMMSNGKTTVDIECERWK; encoded by the coding sequence ATGGCGATCAAATCCACCATCTTCAAAGCGAACGTCCAAATCGCTGACATTGACCACGGCTACTACGCCGACCACGCGCTGACCCTCGCGCGTCACCCCAGCGAAACCGACGAACGCATGATGGTGCGTTTGGTCGCTCTCTCGCTGCAAGCGCACTTGCTGCAAGACGTGTGCAACGGCGACGGCGTACTGGCGTTTGGTGCTGGTCTGTCTGACCCCGACGAACCCGATGTGATGCTGACCGATTTCACGGGTCGCAAGCGCTTGTGGATTGAAGTGGGTCAACCCGAAGAAAAGCCGCTTCTCAAAGCGTGCAGCAAGGCCGACCAAGTGATGTTGTATGTGTTCTCCAGCTCAGGCGATGTCTGGTGGAAAAACATGCAAAACAAACTCATCAAGCCCACATCGCTGCAGGTGTGGCGCATTCCCAGCAGTGCCTCGCAAGACTTGGCCAAACTGGCCGAGCGCAGCATGCAATTGCAAGCGACGGTTCAAGAGGGTGTGGTGATGATGAGCAACGGCAAAACCACCGTTGACATCGAGTGCGAGCGCTGGAAATAA
- a CDS encoding AAA family ATPase encodes MKNDITLEMLTKLNAELESTPSKLNPALRPVAQPSSLGKNLLGVSNPETEHATARIKSALARLSSNIGRGNGSFFDQNGEPEPAYWQAVVWAIASLGWDCGKELAREWSKKAPNLYDDAGFEKAWRDYKPSHTNPVGIGSFYKFAKLHGWEPSPVDSPTAAQKRYKLLGIDDIKGLPPLLWRVKGVFPAQGLTALYGPSASGKSFLALDMAAAIARGETWFDCRTQATPVIYVALEGESGYKNRITAWERDKKTRWPANFHFVMEPFKINDAVDVDELAAQLPQGAVVFIDTLNRASPTADENSSHDMGQILEGAKRLQSAIKGLVVLVHHTGKDASKGARGHSSFFAALDGAIQVERTATGKSWSVAKAKDGEDGKKYPFRLKQHFLGQDQDGDQISSCSVERDRVLLAVQSVPKGATQRDALKQIKNMIEDSNDLGMSNSMTHVQCLQVDMAIQALAPTLVATAPNKRRHRARSLVESLINGSYLDSGLDGEVGWIWLPS; translated from the coding sequence ATGAAAAATGACATCACCCTTGAAATGTTGACCAAGCTCAACGCAGAACTTGAATCGACTCCATCAAAATTGAACCCAGCATTGCGACCAGTTGCGCAGCCAAGTTCCTTGGGAAAGAATCTACTGGGGGTATCTAACCCTGAGACTGAGCATGCTACTGCTCGCATAAAAAGTGCACTTGCTCGCCTCTCATCAAATATAGGGCGCGGCAATGGTTCGTTCTTCGATCAGAACGGGGAACCTGAGCCTGCTTACTGGCAAGCAGTAGTTTGGGCCATCGCCAGTTTGGGATGGGACTGTGGCAAAGAGCTAGCACGTGAGTGGTCTAAGAAGGCGCCGAATTTATACGACGACGCAGGATTTGAAAAAGCATGGCGGGATTACAAGCCAAGCCATACCAACCCTGTTGGCATCGGGTCGTTCTACAAGTTTGCAAAACTCCATGGCTGGGAGCCGTCACCCGTCGATTCACCTACAGCTGCCCAAAAGCGCTACAAGCTTCTTGGTATTGATGACATCAAAGGCCTCCCACCTCTTCTATGGCGTGTGAAGGGCGTTTTTCCAGCTCAAGGACTTACGGCCCTGTATGGACCTAGTGCATCCGGTAAATCTTTCTTGGCGTTGGATATGGCAGCAGCGATTGCTCGAGGGGAGACATGGTTTGATTGTCGAACTCAAGCGACGCCAGTCATCTACGTGGCCCTTGAAGGGGAGTCTGGTTACAAAAACCGCATCACAGCATGGGAGCGGGATAAGAAAACTCGCTGGCCTGCAAATTTTCACTTTGTCATGGAGCCTTTCAAAATCAATGACGCTGTTGATGTCGACGAGCTTGCAGCGCAGTTGCCACAAGGGGCGGTCGTTTTCATTGATACGCTTAACCGCGCATCACCAACAGCAGATGAGAACTCAAGCCACGACATGGGCCAGATTCTTGAGGGGGCAAAGCGACTGCAATCTGCTATCAAGGGACTTGTTGTTTTAGTTCACCATACTGGCAAGGATGCAAGTAAGGGGGCGCGTGGTCATAGTTCATTTTTTGCTGCACTTGATGGCGCTATACAAGTAGAGCGTACGGCCACAGGTAAGTCATGGAGCGTTGCTAAGGCCAAAGATGGTGAGGATGGAAAAAAATATCCCTTTCGCTTGAAGCAGCATTTCCTTGGGCAAGACCAAGATGGCGATCAAATTTCAAGCTGCTCTGTCGAACGCGACCGCGTACTACTTGCCGTTCAATCTGTTCCTAAGGGAGCGACACAGCGTGACGCGCTCAAGCAAATTAAGAACATGATTGAAGATAGCAACGATCTTGGGATGTCAAATTCAATGACTCACGTGCAATGCCTGCAAGTTGATATGGCAATTCAAGCTTTAGCACCAACCTTAGTTGCAACAGCGCCCAATAAGCGTCGCCATCGCGCGCGTAGCTTGGTTGAGAGTCTGATAAATGGTTCCTATCTCGACTCAGGTTTAGATGGCGAAGTCGGTTGGATATGGTTGCCTTCTTAA
- a CDS encoding helix-turn-helix domain-containing protein: MAKPSPKHAGDQVLVDLGLAIRKARLAMKLSQEALAVDAGLDRSYMGGIERGEHNVTAINILKIATALGIKPSKLLLDSGY, encoded by the coding sequence ATGGCAAAACCATCCCCAAAGCACGCAGGAGATCAGGTCTTAGTTGACTTGGGGTTGGCTATTCGCAAAGCGCGGCTCGCCATGAAACTATCGCAAGAGGCCCTTGCCGTGGATGCGGGGCTAGACCGCTCTTATATGGGTGGAATCGAACGTGGGGAGCATAACGTTACAGCCATAAATATTTTAAAGATCGCTACCGCCTTGGGCATCAAACCTTCCAAATTGTTATTGGACTCTGGTTACTAG
- a CDS encoding IS3 family transposase (programmed frameshift) — protein sequence MQRAKYAPEFKDEAVKQVIDKGHSVVDVAKRLGIAEGVLYTWVSKFKKADEPSTNDLKVLQAEMAKLKAELRRTTEERDILKKGRRVLCKAVRVKYAFIQAHRSEFKLTSMCRVLKVHRSGYYAWLHEPLSARARANEVLTAKIKEFYDQSMGIYGSPRIFCDLREAGVACSENRVARLMRVAQIKSVRGYKRPRYKVGKPSLVAPNQLQRQFQHDEPDQAWVTDITYIRTHEGWLYLAAVLDLHSRAVVGWSMGPRMQTSLVLDALTMAVWRRRPKDSVIIHSDQGSQFGSDEFNRWCKDNRLSPSMSRRGNCWDNAVAESFFSNLKSEQIKKRIYQTRAEAKSDIFDYIEGFYNRVRRHKHLDQLSPYEFERQRQTAL from the exons ATGCAACGAGCGAAATATGCCCCTGAGTTCAAAGACGAGGCAGTCAAACAAGTCATCGATAAAGGCCACTCGGTTGTCGATGTAGCCAAGCGACTAGGCATTGCTGAAGGTGTTCTGTACACGTGGGTCAGTAAGTTCAAAAAGGCTGATGAACCATCTACCAACGATCTAAAGGTGCTGCAAGCCGAGATGGCCAAGCTCAAGGCTGAGCTAAGACGCACTACCGAGGAGCGCGATATCCTAAAAA AAGGCCGCCGCGTACTTTGCAAAGCAGTCCGGGTGAAGTACGCATTTATTCAAGCCCACCGATCCGAATTCAAACTCACCAGCATGTGCCGCGTTCTCAAAGTTCACCGCAGCGGCTACTACGCTTGGCTGCATGAGCCGCTCTCAGCAAGGGCAAGAGCCAATGAGGTGTTGACGGCAAAGATCAAAGAGTTCTACGACCAGAGCATGGGCATCTACGGCAGTCCGCGCATCTTCTGTGACCTGCGTGAAGCTGGCGTGGCTTGTAGCGAAAACCGTGTGGCGCGGCTGATGCGTGTGGCTCAAATCAAATCAGTTCGAGGCTACAAACGCCCTAGGTACAAAGTGGGCAAGCCTTCATTGGTTGCGCCCAACCAGTTGCAGCGCCAGTTCCAACACGACGAACCCGACCAAGCTTGGGTGACGGACATCACGTATATCCGCACACATGAAGGGTGGCTGTATTTGGCGGCTGTACTAGATTTGCATTCGCGTGCGGTGGTGGGATGGAGTATGGGCCCACGCATGCAGACGAGCTTGGTGCTGGATGCATTGACGATGGCGGTGTGGCGCAGAAGGCCAAAGGACTCAGTGATCATCCATTCTGACCAGGGTAGCCAATTTGGCAGCGATGAGTTCAACCGCTGGTGCAAAGACAACCGACTGAGCCCGAGCATGAGCCGTCGAGGCAACTGCTGGGATAACGCGGTTGCTGAATCGTTCTTCAGTAATTTGAAGAGCGAACAAATCAAGAAGCGGATTTACCAAACTCGGGCTGAAGCTAAGTCGGACATCTTCGATTACATCGAGGGTTTCTACAATCGAGTTCGACGCCATAAGCACCTCGATCAACTCAGCCCCTATGAGTTCGAGCGGCAGCGTCAAACTGCGCTATGA
- a CDS encoding phage holin family protein: MKLLLTWVLHATALMALAHLYSGVEVTGFGAAMAAALVMGIFNLIVRPALVVLTLPVTFFTLGLFLFVINAFMFWAAAGLLEGFWVRGFGSALLGSLIYSAFGVLIDAALERLFPPQIL; the protein is encoded by the coding sequence ATGAAACTACTTTTAACTTGGGTACTCCATGCCACAGCCTTGATGGCATTGGCACACCTATACAGCGGCGTTGAGGTCACAGGCTTTGGCGCGGCCATGGCAGCCGCCTTGGTCATGGGCATTTTTAACCTCATCGTGCGGCCCGCCTTGGTCGTGCTGACCTTGCCTGTGACATTTTTTACGCTGGGCTTGTTCTTGTTCGTCATCAACGCCTTCATGTTTTGGGCCGCGGCAGGCTTGCTCGAAGGCTTCTGGGTACGCGGCTTTGGCTCAGCCCTGCTGGGCTCGCTGATTTACTCCGCGTTTGGCGTGTTAATTGATGCCGCGCTCGAGCGCTTGTTCCCGCCGCAAATTCTCTAA
- a CDS encoding M48 family metalloprotease, with amino-acid sequence MAHMLSTQLSPHLLRRFGVLSVCAALLLPVAPAHAQLNPSRLPNLGDGAEVPLGVERRLGESIAREIYRDPDYLDDPVLGDYLQSIWQTLLASARQRGELTPELEQQFSWEVSLIRDRSINAFALPGGYLGVHLGLISAVSSADELASVLAHELSHVTQRHIARMIAQQGRQGPMVMGAMILGMLAASRTANASSMSAANAVMVGGQAAAIQSQLNFSRDMEREADRVGYGVMTEAGYEAQGFVTMFEKLQQAARLNDNGSFPYLRSHPMTTERIADAQARQQLLPARAAVATTPTHAMMSARAQVLAKPGVDVLRTIAAQANATTLLSASKAKQAGVLYGATLAEMEQRNFAAARQHLVRLQSLSGLELSALRVVRLLGAELALISGDAAQAVGLLEPKVAVLASHDRATRMQLARSRVATQKPAQGKVAATELSLWLNQHPRDASAWLLQASAYELQGDSLRAIRAQAEARAMELDYGAALDRFKAAQLLAHQMASEGKLDRAGHMEASIIDARLRELENLRREQALERGIN; translated from the coding sequence ATGGCACACATGCTTTCCACCCAGCTTTCGCCCCATCTTTTACGTCGCTTTGGCGTGCTGAGTGTGTGCGCGGCTTTGCTGCTGCCCGTGGCGCCCGCCCACGCGCAACTCAATCCCAGTCGCTTGCCTAATTTAGGCGATGGCGCAGAGGTGCCACTGGGCGTCGAGCGTCGCTTGGGCGAAAGCATTGCGCGGGAAATTTACCGCGATCCCGATTACTTAGACGATCCCGTGCTCGGCGACTACTTGCAGTCGATCTGGCAAACGCTGCTGGCTTCTGCCCGTCAACGTGGTGAGTTGACACCCGAGCTGGAGCAGCAGTTTTCTTGGGAGGTTTCGCTCATTCGCGATCGCAGCATCAACGCGTTTGCATTGCCAGGTGGTTACTTGGGCGTGCATTTGGGGCTAATTTCGGCGGTCAGCAGCGCGGATGAATTGGCGTCAGTGCTCGCGCATGAGTTGAGCCACGTCACGCAGCGCCACATCGCACGCATGATTGCGCAGCAAGGCCGTCAAGGCCCGATGGTGATGGGCGCCATGATTTTGGGCATGTTGGCGGCCAGTCGCACAGCAAACGCCAGCAGCATGAGTGCAGCAAATGCCGTGATGGTCGGTGGACAAGCTGCCGCGATACAAAGTCAGCTGAACTTCTCGCGCGATATGGAGCGCGAGGCCGACCGCGTGGGCTATGGCGTGATGACCGAAGCTGGCTACGAAGCCCAAGGCTTTGTCACCATGTTTGAGAAACTACAGCAAGCCGCCCGCTTGAACGACAACGGCTCTTTTCCTTATTTGCGCAGCCACCCCATGACGACTGAGCGCATCGCCGATGCCCAAGCGCGTCAGCAGTTGTTACCTGCGCGTGCAGCCGTCGCGACCACGCCCACGCATGCCATGATGTCTGCGCGTGCCCAAGTGTTGGCCAAGCCTGGTGTGGATGTGTTGCGCACCATTGCCGCCCAAGCGAATGCCACAACGTTGTTATCGGCCAGCAAAGCCAAACAAGCGGGGGTGTTGTACGGCGCCACGCTGGCAGAGATGGAACAGCGCAATTTTGCTGCGGCACGCCAGCATTTGGTGCGGCTACAAAGCTTGAGTGGCCTAGAACTCAGCGCCTTGCGCGTGGTGCGTTTGCTGGGCGCAGAGCTGGCCTTGATCTCGGGTGATGCTGCGCAAGCAGTGGGCTTGCTTGAGCCGAAGGTTGCCGTGTTAGCCAGCCATGACCGCGCAACGCGCATGCAACTCGCACGTAGCCGCGTTGCCACGCAAAAGCCTGCGCAAGGCAAAGTGGCGGCAACTGAGTTGTCGTTGTGGTTGAACCAACACCCACGTGATGCGTCGGCGTGGTTGCTGCAGGCCTCGGCCTATGAGTTGCAAGGCGATAGCTTGCGCGCCATTCGTGCACAAGCAGAGGCGCGCGCCATGGAGTTGGATTACGGCGCAGCCCTCGACCGCTTTAAGGCGGCGCAGCTGTTGGCGCACCAAATGGCAAGTGAGGGCAAGTTAGACCGCGCGGGCCACATGGAGGCGTCCATCATTGACGCCCGTTTGCGCGAATTAGAGAATTTGCGGCGGGAACAAGCGCTCGAGCGCGGCATCAATTAA
- a CDS encoding glutathione S-transferase N-terminal domain-containing protein codes for MKLIGAITSPYVRKVRIVMAEKKLDYQFVTEDVWAADTNITASNPLGKVPCLIMEGGEALFDSRVIVEYVDTLSPVGKLIPGSGRERAEVKTWEALADGLLDAAILARLEATWPGRKEGERSQAWIERQMKKIDDSLIAMDRALAERSNCVGIHLSLADIAVGAALGYLDFRFAHIDWRGQHPNLAALYERLAQRQSFKDTAPV; via the coding sequence ATGAAACTGATTGGTGCAATTACCAGCCCCTATGTGCGCAAAGTGCGCATCGTCATGGCCGAGAAGAAACTGGACTACCAGTTTGTGACCGAAGACGTCTGGGCTGCAGATACCAACATCACGGCATCCAACCCTTTGGGCAAGGTGCCTTGCCTCATCATGGAAGGCGGCGAGGCGCTGTTTGACTCGCGCGTCATCGTTGAATATGTAGACACCCTGTCACCCGTGGGCAAGCTCATTCCTGGCAGCGGCCGCGAACGCGCCGAAGTAAAAACTTGGGAAGCTTTGGCTGATGGCTTGTTGGACGCGGCCATTCTTGCCCGTCTGGAAGCCACTTGGCCTGGTCGCAAAGAGGGGGAGCGCAGCCAAGCGTGGATTGAGCGTCAAATGAAAAAGATTGACGACAGCTTGATTGCGATGGACCGTGCTTTGGCCGAGCGCAGCAACTGTGTGGGTATTCATCTGAGTTTGGCGGACATTGCAGTGGGTGCCGCCTTGGGTTATTTGGATTTCCGCTTCGCGCACATTGACTGGCGCGGCCAGCACCCCAATCTGGCTGCGTTGTATGAGCGTTTGGCGCAACGCCAAAGCTTCAAAGACACAGCGCCTGTTTGA
- a CDS encoding tyrosine-type recombinase/integrase, which translates to MASFRQRSSKWQARVTRDGYPNQVKTFEARADAERWARSVESAMDKGQFVDTQEAQRTTLRELILRYVREVTPTMKSVTEDTYRLKALARRPIANWSLINLSATRIAAFRDERLKEVSNGTVIRELAYLSSIINHARREWDINMSNPVIHVRKPTSPTGRTRKLSDDETTKLLQALEPTGRQNTWTRPVVLLAIQTAMRRSELLALRWENIDLTRQTAFLPDTKNGTPRTVPLSAAATEVLRTIPRNISGIVFPVKYFTLDAAFKRAVKRAGLVDFHFHDLRHTAITAMAEKLPNLIELSAVTGHKSLSMLKRYYHPDVEELARKLG; encoded by the coding sequence ATGGCATCTTTTCGCCAACGAAGCAGCAAATGGCAAGCACGCGTTACCCGTGACGGCTACCCAAATCAAGTAAAAACTTTTGAAGCTAGGGCTGATGCCGAACGATGGGCAAGGTCTGTAGAGTCAGCAATGGACAAGGGGCAGTTTGTTGATACACAAGAAGCTCAACGGACTACTCTGAGAGAACTCATTCTTAGGTATGTCAGAGAAGTAACGCCGACGATGAAATCGGTAACGGAAGACACATACAGACTCAAAGCGCTTGCGCGCCGCCCTATTGCTAATTGGAGCTTGATAAATTTAAGTGCTACACGGATTGCAGCTTTTCGTGACGAACGCCTCAAAGAGGTTAGCAACGGTACTGTCATCAGAGAACTAGCTTACCTTTCCTCCATCATCAATCATGCTCGCCGCGAATGGGACATCAACATGTCAAATCCAGTAATACACGTGCGTAAGCCTACTTCGCCAACAGGTCGTACTCGTAAGCTGTCTGACGATGAAACCACCAAATTACTGCAAGCCCTTGAGCCAACCGGTAGACAAAATACTTGGACTCGCCCTGTGGTTCTGCTAGCAATACAAACCGCCATGCGGCGAAGCGAGTTGTTAGCGCTACGCTGGGAAAACATTGATCTGACTCGCCAAACCGCATTCCTTCCCGATACTAAAAACGGAACGCCTCGAACGGTACCGCTTTCTGCCGCAGCTACAGAAGTTCTGCGCACAATTCCTCGCAACATTTCGGGTATTGTCTTTCCTGTGAAGTACTTCACACTTGATGCAGCCTTCAAGCGTGCCGTCAAACGAGCTGGACTTGTGGATTTCCATTTCCATGATCTCAGGCATACGGCAATTACGGCGATGGCAGAAAAACTGCCCAACCTAATCGAACTGTCGGCAGTTACTGGACATAAAAGCCTTTCTATGTTGAAGAGGTATTACCACCCTGACGTTGAGGAGTTAGCCCGCAAACTTGGTTAA
- a CDS encoding glycosyltransferase family 2 protein has protein sequence MTHAHPTLSAIVITRNEAHNLHDCLQSMRGLVDEIIVVDSQSTDATVAIAQQHGAKVAQPADWPGFGPQKNRALNLATCDWVLSIDADERVTPALAAEIKQVLQAEASDVAYKLPRLSSYCGKFIHHAGWQPDYVLRLFKRGTARFSDDLVHERVVTELPVHALQNHLLHYSYLNFSQVLSKVDAYSSASAKQAYARGKRSSVAGALGHGAWAFFRTYVIRRGFLDGGHGLALSISNAETSYYKYLKIWQMQQAEEAAAK, from the coding sequence ATGACCCACGCTCACCCCACCCTCTCGGCCATTGTCATCACGCGCAACGAAGCGCATAACCTGCACGACTGCTTGCAGTCCATGCGCGGGTTGGTGGATGAAATCATTGTTGTGGACAGCCAAAGCACAGACGCCACCGTGGCCATTGCCCAGCAGCATGGCGCCAAAGTGGCGCAGCCTGCTGATTGGCCAGGCTTTGGGCCACAAAAAAACCGAGCCTTAAATTTGGCCACCTGTGATTGGGTGTTGTCGATTGACGCAGACGAACGCGTCACGCCCGCACTGGCTGCGGAAATCAAACAGGTGTTGCAAGCGGAAGCGTCCGACGTGGCCTACAAGCTGCCCCGCTTGTCGTCGTATTGCGGCAAATTCATCCATCATGCGGGCTGGCAACCAGACTATGTGCTGCGCTTGTTCAAGCGTGGCACGGCAAGATTTTCAGACGATCTTGTGCATGAACGTGTGGTGACCGAGTTGCCCGTGCACGCGTTGCAAAACCATTTGCTGCATTACAGCTACCTCAACTTCTCGCAAGTGTTGTCAAAGGTCGATGCCTATTCCAGCGCGTCAGCCAAGCAAGCCTACGCGCGCGGTAAGCGTTCGTCGGTGGCGGGGGCTTTGGGCCACGGTGCATGGGCCTTCTTTCGCACCTATGTGATTCGCCGAGGCTTCTTAGATGGCGGACATGGCTTGGCGCTGTCTATCTCGAATGCTGAGACGAGCTACTACAAGTATTTGAAGATTTGGCAAATGCAGCAGGCTGAAGAGGCTGCTGCAAAGTAA